Proteins from a genomic interval of Lolium perenne isolate Kyuss_39 chromosome 1, Kyuss_2.0, whole genome shotgun sequence:
- the LOC127320224 gene encoding uncharacterized protein encodes MSLRRLLGLSAAVTGGLRRSLSTGAASRPPWVLFEQASAAAGSAPGACVRIVEPPRLSDLTVPAALVDTSDVPDPDSDIMQVLPCGVCSASGDGLLLLIVHDSRFTAPIRAKQGANHVRTITGYDHRHCPDTTRFLCNPLTGQLARLPVIDGRRKLLCGPHMGVLTQADGGGDGPPDRLAVAELQTNRLLRFLSDTGEWDVPHTAPYQLPLGRRFYSEEGDFDQEAFAFAGRLWWMDLTWGAISADPFSDRPEVQWVELPRGSVMPERPVPAESALLGLEGAEAAWKYALSRYRRMGVSEGKLRYVEVSDREPFVLSSFALGDDGWTLEHRVALSRLWADDGDHPWLPLPEKTTPQIGALDPLNGNVIYLMVGRHSVGVDMGREEVIGSALHRGTGCCVPCVLPPWLESTRIPAPAGKKVVEENKKLADVLVRSGGNHVK; translated from the exons ATGTCGCTCCGGCGCCTCCTCGGTCTCTCCGCCGCCGTCACCGGCGGCCTACGCCGCTCCCTCTCCACGGGCGCCGCCTCCCGTCCTCCCTGGGTCTTGTTCGAGCAGGCGTCAGCGGCCGCCGGGTCGGCACCGGGCGCGTGCGTGCGCATCGTCGAGCCTCCGCGACTCTCCGACCTCACCGTCCCGGCGGCCCTCGTCGACACCAGCGACGTGCCCGACCCCGACAGCGACATCATGCAGGTCCTCCCCTGCGGCGTGTGCTCCGCGAGCGGCGACggtctcctcctcctcatcgtccACGACAGCCGCTTCACGGCCCCCATCCGCGCCAAGCAGGGCGCCAACCACGTGCGCACCATAACCGGCTACGACCACCGCCACTGCCCAGACACCACGCGTTTCCTCTGCAACCCTCTCACCGGCCAGCTCGCCCGCCTCCCGGTCATCGATGGCAGGAGGAAGCTCCTCTGCGGCCCGCACATGGGCGTCCTCACCCAGGCCGACGGCGGCGGGGACGGGCCTCCCGACAGGCTCGCCGTCGCCGAGCTGCAGACCAACAGGTTGCTCCGCTTTCTCTCGGATACGGGCGAGTGGGACGTGCCGCACACCGCGCCGTACCAGCTCCCGCTCGGGCGGCGGTTCTACTCGGAGGAGGGCGATTTTGACCAGGAGGCCTTCGCCTTCGCCGGCCGGCTTTGGTGGATGGACCTCACCTGGGGCGCCATCTCGGCGGACCCGTTCAGCGACAGGCCGGAGGTCCAGTGGGTCGAGCTGCCCAGGGGCAGCGTGATGCCTGAACGACCCGTGCCGGCCGAGAGCGCGCTGCTTGGCTTGGAGGGCGCAGAGGCCGCGTGGAAGTACGCGCTGAGCAGGTACCGACGCATGGGGGTCAGCGAGGGAAAGCTGCGGTACGTCGAGGTGTCGGATCGGGAGCCGTTCGTGCTCAGCTCCTTCGCTCTAGGCGACGACGGCTGGACGCTGGAGCACCGCGTGGCGCTCAGCCGCCTCTGGGCTGACGACGGAGATCACCCCTGGCTGCCCTTGCCGGAGAAGACCACGCCGCAAATCGGCGCTCTCGACCCGCTCAACGGCAATGTCATCTACCTGATGGTCGGCAGGCATAGCGTTGGCGTGGACATGGGCAGGGAGGAGGTGATTGGGAGTGCTCTGCACAGAGGCACTGGGTGCTGTGTGCCATGCGTGCTTCCACCCTGGCTTGAATCGACCCGGATCCCTGCTCCCGCAG GCAAGAAGGTTGTCGAGGAAAACAAGAAGTTGGCAGATGTTCTGGTTCGCTCGGGCGGAAACCACGTGAAATGA
- the LOC127320240 gene encoding uncharacterized protein produces MLLPLRRLHGLLRRSLSTAVSRPAWAMIYRISTAEESARGASLSLAPPPLVSHLTIPRHAIGLEPFQDNTDRDPVNFFSSGAPDPKQGASSPRPPSTDRNFINVFGSGVLAASGDGLLLFGTYRNRANAWRMFEHQPPTPVPFEVLDQVFARSFYDPMRLARFVCNPITGEMVRLPDFDGTEDAFSAATGLLTQADGGGRGPPKRYAAAQLSLLDGGQRFLLRRLSSETGEWDELVLPSPLPPGRRMHMNHEVLDYGGRLWWVDVSWGAVCVDPFSDRPELCPVELPGDFRLPDQQGEEEMWQLVKHRRMGVSEGRLRFVEVRQEDPFQINSFTLDDQSGRWMLEHQVSWRTIHSAAKKTPFIAAIDPLSVDSLYLTVPVDKGFCISADLRRKILIDSMEFGSAIHPSKCESSFLLPCLLPSFLGSSPIPGKNDVTKRKTLADVLVRSDRHPKT; encoded by the exons ATGTTGCTCCCGCTCCGTCGCCTCCacggcctcctccgccgctcCCTCTCCACCGCCGTTTCGCGCCCCGCCTGGGCGATGATCTACCGGATCTCCACGGCGGAGGAGTCCGCGCGGGGCGCGTCCCTCTCGCTTGCCCCGCCCCCGCTCGTCTCCCACCTCACCATCCCCAGGCATGCCATCGGTCTGGAACCCTTCCAGGACAACACCGACCGCGACCCCGTCAACTTCTTCAGCAGCGGCGCCCCGGACCCCAAGCAGGGCGCCTCTTCGCCCCGTCCGCCCAGCACCGACCGCAACTTCATCAACGTCTTCGGCAGCGGCGTCCTCGCCGCCAGCGGCGACGGCCTCCTCCTGTTCGGCACCTACAGGAACCGCGCCAACGCCTGGAGGATGTTCGAGCACCAGCCACCTACCCCCGTCCCTTTCGAGGTGCTCGACCAGGTGTTCGCGCGCTCCTTCTACGACCCGATGCGGCTCGCGCGCTTCGTCTGCAACCCCATCACCGGCGAGATGGTCCGCCTCCCTGACTTCGACGGCACGGAGGACGCCTTTTCCGCCGCCACGGGCCTCCTCACCCAGGCCGACGGCGGGGGGCGCGGGCCGCCCAAGAGGTACGCCGCCGCGCAGCTCAGCCTGCTCGACGGTGGGCAGCGGTTCCTGTTGCGCCGGTTGTCGTCAGAGACAGGGGAGTGGGACGAGCTGGTGCTGCCGTCCCCGCTGCCGCCTGGGCGCCGGATGCACATGAATCACGAGGTACTGGACTACGGGGGGCGGCTCTGGTGGGTGGACGTGAGCTGGGGCGCCGTCTGCGTCGACCCGTTCAGCGACCGGCCTGAGCTCTGCCCCGTCGAGCTGCCAGGAGACTTCAGGCTTCCCGACCAACAAGGCGAGGAGGAGATGTGGCAGCTTGTCAAGCACCGCCGCATGGGGGTAAGCGAAGGGAGGCTGCGGTTTGTGGAAGTTCGACAGGAGGATCCGTTCCAGATTAATTCGTTCACGCTGGACGACCAGAGTGGGCGCTGGATGCTGGAGCACCAGGTGTCGTGGAGAACTATCCATTCCGCAGCCAAGAAAACGCCTTTCATTGCTGCTATTGATCCACTCAGCGTCGACTCACTGTATCTTACTGTGCCCGTGGACAAAGGATTCTGTATTAGCGCGGACTTGCGCAGGAAGATCCTGATTGACTCAATGGAGTTTGGTAGTGCCATTCATCCAAGCAAGTGCGAGTCAAGTTTCTTGCTGCCATGTCTGCTCCCCTCATTTCTCGGATCAAGCCCGATTCCAG GCAAGAATGATGTCACAAAAAGAAAGACTCTGGCAGATGTTCTGGTTCGTTCAGACAGGCACCCGAAGACCTGA
- the LOC127320282 gene encoding uncharacterized protein, which yields MPLLRLSAAVSGGLRRSFTTAASHPPWSMMTRLAPADPGAQSAYVRLAQPPRASDLCVPMHLVKTAPLPGPSSNLAQHVVGEVCASSGDGLLFLLFSDLRFVKEGAREHWAEAFARRRIGRYDLTRFPDITRFVLNPLTRQLSRLPDIACNPAEKMVFGRFMGLLTQADRGHGPPDRFAVAVPEEGNLNLMLRFLSERDEWENVVVSPSPSPCQPPSSARQMVVNQETLSFGGRLWFVDVTWGVASADPFCDPPELSFTELPRGSVLPDGAQHSKDVPWNQAPGRFRRVGVSEGRLRYVEVSRKEPFVLSSFVLDDDDEECTGWTLEHRLALTRLWADRGYPWLPLKEGRAPQVGLLDPLNSTVVYLTVDQHLIVLDMNMKEVIGPSLYTGNSDSIPCVLPPWLGSSRIPSAGKKDTAKNKTYGRRSGLLRHPIEETKVCQN from the exons ATGCCGCTCCTACGCCTCTCCGCCGCCGTCTCCGGCGGCCTCCGCCGCTCTTTCACCACCGCTGCCTCGCACCCCCCGTGGAGCATGATGACCCGCCTCGCCCCGGCCGACCCCGGAGCGCAGAGCGCGTACGTGCGCCTCGCCCAGCCGCCGCGCGCCTCCGACCTGTGCGTCCCGATGCACCTCGTCAAGACCGCCCCCCTCCCAGGCCCCAGCAGCAACCTCGCACAGCACGTCGTCGGCGAGGTCTGCGCCTCGAGCGGCGacggcctcctcttcctcctcttctcggACCTGCGCTTCGTCAAGGAGGGCGCCCGCGAGCACTGGGCCGAGGCGTTCGCCCGCCGCCGCATCGGCCGGTACGACCTCACCCGCTTCCCCGACATCACGCGCTTCGTCCTCAACCCTCTCACGCGCCAGCTCTCCCGCCTCCCGGACATCGCCTGCAACCCCGCGGAGAAGATGGTGTTCGGCCGCTTCATGGGCCTGCTCACCCAGGCCGATCGCGGccacgggccgcctgacaggttcGCCGTCGCCGTGCCGGAGGAAGGGAACCTCAACCTCATGCTCCGGTTCCTCTCCGAAAGAGACGAGTGGGAGAACGTCGTGGTCTCGCCCTCGCCCTCGCCATGCCAACCCCCGTCTTCTGCGCGCCAGATGGTGGTAAACCAGGAGACGCTGTCGTTCGGCGGCCGCCTCTGGTTTGTCGACGTGACCTGGGGCGTGGCCTCCGCCGACCCGTTCTGCGATCCGCCGGAGCTCTCCTTCACCGAGCTGCCGAGGGGCAGCGTGCTGCCAGATGGCGCACAGCACTCTAAGGACGTGCCGTGGAACCAGGCGCCCGGTAGGTTCCGGCGGGTGGGCGTCAGCGAGGGGCGGCTGCGGTATGTCGAAGTCTCTCGAAAGGAACCATTCGTGCTCAGTTCCTTtgtgctcgatgacgacgatgaggaatgCACCGGCTGGACGCTGGAGCACCGGCTGGCGCTCACCAGGCTCTGGGCGGATCGAGGCTACCCATGGCTACCACTAAAGGAGGGGAGGGCGCCACAAGTTGGCCTTCTCGACCCACTCAACAGCACTGTCGTGTACCTCACGGTTGATCAACACCTTATCGTCCTGGACATGAACATGAAGGAGGTGATTGGGCCTTCTCTGTATACAGGCAACTCCGACAGTATACCATGTGTTCTTCCACCGTGGCTTGGATCGAGCCGGATACCTTCTGCAG GCAAGAAGGACACTGCAAAAAACAAGACTTATGGCAGACGTTCTGGTTTGCTCAGACATCCCATAGAAGAGACAAAG GTTTGTCAAAACTAA